The stretch of DNA TTTTCCAGGATATCCGTTTTAATGGTACCCTCTTTGGAGCTGACACAGTTTTTAAATAACTTTACCATATCTTCTAGACAGGTATTCCCGGCCCGTTCTCCTATGCCACCAACGGTTGTGTTAATGTAGTCGGCCCCGGCGGTAAACGCGGCCAAGCTGTTGGCTGTGGCTAGGCCGAAATCGTTATGCCCGTGGAACTCTACCGGGATCGCCAGCTTTTCCACCATTAGACCTATAACTCTGCGGGTACCAAACGGTTCCATAACACCAACGGTATCGGCAAAACGCAGTCTTTCCGCGCCTGCCTCCTGAGCCAGTAGAGCGTATTCCAGTAAAAAACCGAAGTCTGCCCTGGAGGCGTCTTCGGCGCCTACAGATACCCGGCAGCCATAATCTTTGGCATAGCGTATAGCCCTGACTAAGCAGTCCATGACCCACTGCCTGTTTTTGCTAAGTTTATCCTTAATGTGCAGTTCTGATACCGGGGCACAAATATGAACATTACGGGCACCACAGGCTATAGATGCTCTAAGGTCAGCCAGCAATAGCCTGTTCCAAACAAATACCTGTGCTTTCAAATTTAAATTGCAAATTGCCTTTATCGCAGTCTGCTCAATTTTACCCATAGCAGGAATCCCGGCTTCAATAACCTCGACCCCAAGCGAATCCAACAGTCTTGCAATTATCACTTTTTCTTGTAGGGAAAAGGCCACCCCTGGTGCCTGTTCACCATCCCTTAGAGTTGTATCCACGAGAGCTGGTGAAAATCTGTATTTTTGTTTTAAATGCAATTGCATATAACTCACCTCTGTTAAAGATAAAATAAAACCCCCGTATAGAGGTTTATTCCACTATACGGGGGCATCTTTGCCTTTGATACAACATTGTAGAATAGTATTTGCAATTAATATTGAATTATAAAGCTAAGCCTGTAAAAAAGCAAGAAGTAAAATACTGCAGCAAAAATTATTTGTTGGACCACTGTCCGAAGACATTTCCATTTCCACTACGCTCACAACTTTTGTAGTTTATCTTATTTGTTGGAATCATTTTTTTGCAAAATAAATATTCGCAACCAGCCTAACATGGTATATAATCTTATACAAAGAAACAGCTCAGGTCATTAAAGATCTAAAACGTGGCAAAGACGCCCAGCGTTCCCCTTTGGGGAAATGCTGGGCGTCTTTATTTTATCAATACCGGTATTATAAACAAATAAGCATTCTAACGGGAGTGGTAGAGGTGTTCATAGCTTTAGCTCAGATAAACCCAGTGGTGGGTGATTTGGATTACAATACAGGCAAAATATTTGAGTATATCAACAAGGCCAGAGCAGCCCAGAGCGATCTGGTAATTTTCCCGGAATTAACTTTGACCGGCTACCCGCCCCAGGACTTGCTTTTGAACAAACAATTCCTGGATGCGGTGGAAATTAAGCTGCAGGAAATTAGTCGGTTCGCTGGTGATACCGGTATAATCTTGGGGGCGCCCATGAGAAGCCCCAATGGGCTTTATAACGCGGCGACGTTATTGTACCGGGGAAAAT from Desulfoscipio gibsoniae DSM 7213 encodes:
- a CDS encoding homocitrate synthase → MQLHLKQKYRFSPALVDTTLRDGEQAPGVAFSLQEKVIIARLLDSLGVEVIEAGIPAMGKIEQTAIKAICNLNLKAQVFVWNRLLLADLRASIACGARNVHICAPVSELHIKDKLSKNRQWVMDCLVRAIRYAKDYGCRVSVGAEDASRADFGFLLEYALLAQEAGAERLRFADTVGVMEPFGTRRVIGLMVEKLAIPVEFHGHNDFGLATANSLAAFTAGADYINTTVGGIGERAGNTCLEDMVKLFKNCVSSKEGTIKTDILEKLGNFVARAAKRPAQSFNRQLYCHKLKHGSKRTVFCLHGQAW